A stretch of the Pseudomonas helvetica genome encodes the following:
- a CDS encoding DUF2635 domain-containing protein gives MSKRITVLPAEGRAVPDPEAGDLLPLEGREVPDNAWWRRRLADGDITTKAVEAATPQGAK, from the coding sequence ATGAGCAAACGCATCACTGTGCTGCCGGCCGAAGGCCGTGCCGTGCCCGACCCGGAAGCGGGCGATCTGTTGCCTCTCGAAGGCCGTGAAGTGCCGGACAACGCCTGGTGGCGTCGACGTCTGGCCGATGGCGATATCACTACCAAAGCCGTGGAAGCGGCAACACCACAGGGAGCCAAATAA
- a CDS encoding phage tail sheath subtilisin-like domain-containing protein: MAIGFSNIPADIRVPLFYAEMDNSAANSASSAMRRLIVAQVNDNVASAEVGKLVLVSSVALAKSIGGQGSMLASMYETWRKTDPVGEIWCLPVHNTVGSIAKGVLTLTGTATESGVLNLYVGGVRVQAAVVNAATAAQAATALALKINASADLPVTAAAVEGVITLAAKWTGDSANDISLQFNRLGKSNGEDTPAGLTTAITPMAGGAGVPDQVAAVAALGDEPFEFICMPWTDTATLNTWQAVMDDSVGRWSWAKQLFGHVYTAKRGTVGTLVAAGQTRNDQHMTIQALELGVPQPFWVQAAALAARTSVFISADASRPTQSGSLPGVEPAPASERFTLTERQSLLNYGIATAYYEGGYVRIQRAITTYQKNAYGQADNSYLDSETMHQSAFIVRRLQSVITSKYGRHKLAADGTRFGAGQPIVTPSTIRGELIAQYAKLELEGHVENAELFAEHLIVERDSQDPSRVNVLFPPDYINGLRVFALLNQFRLQYDNAA; the protein is encoded by the coding sequence ATGGCGATCGGATTCAGCAACATTCCTGCGGACATTCGTGTTCCGCTGTTCTACGCCGAGATGGACAATTCGGCAGCCAATAGCGCGTCGTCGGCCATGCGCCGGTTGATCGTCGCTCAGGTCAACGACAACGTTGCCAGCGCCGAAGTCGGCAAACTGGTGCTGGTGTCCAGCGTGGCGCTGGCCAAAAGCATCGGCGGCCAAGGCTCGATGCTGGCCTCGATGTACGAGACCTGGCGCAAGACCGATCCGGTCGGCGAAATCTGGTGCCTGCCGGTGCACAACACCGTGGGCAGCATTGCCAAAGGTGTGCTGACCCTGACTGGCACCGCAACGGAAAGCGGTGTGCTCAACCTGTACGTTGGTGGCGTGCGTGTTCAAGCGGCCGTGGTCAATGCTGCAACCGCGGCTCAGGCAGCGACTGCACTGGCTCTGAAAATCAACGCCAGCGCCGATCTGCCGGTTACCGCCGCTGCGGTCGAAGGCGTGATTACCCTGGCCGCCAAATGGACCGGTGACAGCGCCAACGACATCAGCCTGCAGTTCAATCGCCTGGGCAAGAGCAATGGCGAAGACACACCGGCTGGCCTGACCACCGCCATCACCCCAATGGCCGGTGGTGCTGGCGTGCCGGATCAAGTAGCGGCAGTCGCAGCGCTGGGTGATGAGCCGTTCGAATTCATCTGCATGCCGTGGACTGACACTGCAACCCTCAATACCTGGCAAGCCGTCATGGATGACAGCGTCGGTCGTTGGTCGTGGGCCAAGCAATTGTTCGGTCACGTCTACACCGCCAAACGCGGCACCGTTGGCACTCTGGTCGCCGCCGGTCAAACCCGTAACGACCAGCACATGACCATTCAGGCGCTGGAGCTGGGTGTCCCTCAACCGTTCTGGGTTCAGGCGGCCGCACTGGCTGCGCGCACCTCGGTGTTCATCTCTGCCGACGCCAGCCGTCCGACCCAAAGCGGCAGCCTGCCGGGCGTTGAACCGGCTCCGGCCAGTGAGCGCTTCACCCTGACCGAGCGCCAGTCGTTGCTCAACTACGGCATCGCTACCGCGTACTACGAAGGCGGCTACGTGCGCATTCAGCGTGCGATCACTACCTATCAGAAGAACGCTTACGGTCAGGCAGACAACTCCTACCTGGACAGCGAAACCATGCACCAGTCGGCGTTCATCGTGCGTCGTCTGCAAAGCGTGATCACCAGCAAGTACGGCCGTCACAAACTGGCCGCCGACGGCACCCGTTTCGGTGCCGGCCAGCCGATCGTGACCCCGAGCACCATTCGCGGTGAGCTGATCGCCCAGTACGCCAAGCTCGAACTGGAAGGCCACGTCGAGAACGCCGAGCTGTTCGCCGAACACCTGATCGTCGAGCGCGACAGCCAGGACCCGAGCCGCGTCAACGTGCTGTTCCCGCCGGATTACATCAACGGCCTGCGTGTGTTCGCGCTGCTCAACCAATTCCGTTTGCAGTACGACAACGCGGCCTGA
- a CDS encoding phage tail tube protein, with product MGQLIAGTCYVKVDGAQLTINGGCEAPLMSTKRETLVPGFYKETDITPSFKVTALHTPDFPLKQLIAGTDMTVTCEFSNGKVFVLAGAYLVDAPISKGDDASIALVFEGVKGTWQ from the coding sequence ATGGGTCAACTGATTGCGGGCACCTGCTACGTCAAAGTGGACGGCGCTCAACTGACCATCAACGGTGGCTGCGAAGCGCCGCTGATGTCCACCAAACGCGAAACACTGGTGCCGGGTTTCTACAAGGAAACCGACATCACCCCATCGTTCAAGGTGACGGCACTGCACACCCCGGACTTCCCGCTCAAGCAGCTGATCGCCGGTACCGACATGACCGTCACCTGCGAATTCAGCAACGGCAAAGTCTTCGTGCTGGCCGGTGCCTACCTGGTCGATGCGCCGATTTCCAAGGGCGATGACGCGTCTATCGCGTTGGTCTTCGAAGGTGTGAAGGGGACCTGGCAATGA
- a CDS encoding phage tail assembly protein: MTQAVKLQVAIEAHGEPLTELTLRRPTVQEVRAIKALPYKIDKSEEVSLDMDVAAKYIAVCAGIPPSSVNQLDLADLNALSWAVASFFMSAASAPSPT; the protein is encoded by the coding sequence ATGACTCAAGCCGTGAAGCTGCAAGTGGCCATCGAGGCCCACGGCGAGCCGCTGACCGAACTGACCCTGCGCCGTCCGACGGTGCAGGAAGTGCGGGCGATCAAAGCGTTGCCGTACAAGATCGACAAGAGCGAAGAAGTCAGCCTGGACATGGATGTCGCGGCCAAATACATCGCAGTCTGCGCCGGCATCCCGCCGTCGTCGGTCAACCAGTTGGACCTGGCTGACCTCAACGCGTTGAGCTGGGCCGTCGCGAGTTTTTTCATGAGTGCGGCATCGGCGCCATCTCCGACCTGA
- a CDS encoding phage tail protein — translation MAETEKIEKKAVLLTGIDELSPKLAALRAKVDGFKNNLEQAGLGKLDISGLFKGGSVVTPFVEGIKSAAAFQGKLAEVGETAKNVDVPSVPKSAAQNLNVFSASMDKVSVAVDAALLPAVSAVVVGLEPLLNGVGTLLNENPELVQGIAAGAIAFSAIQSAVTGASQALDLMSTVLKTSPLMLIAMGIALVAGVIVANWKPISAFFAGLWQEIAPVVMPMVEFFKTMFAFTPLGLIINNWGPISQVFAALWDVIKAAASLLFDAFKVIFSWTPLGMIIANWRPVSSFFSSLWQGIKAVAVPVIDFFKTLFSWTPLGMIVSNWQPLVGLFSAIWDLLRALAVPVMSFFKKLFDWSPLGMVLNNWKPLVGFFSATWDVLRALAAPVVDFFKGLFDWSPMALVSAAWDPLSNYFSGLWQTLEVMAQPVVDFFKGLFDWSPMVQVSAAWEPLSEFFSGLWDSLSSVTAPVGELFKTLFDWSPMQMITEHWTPIIAWFSGLWEKLKAIIEPIKDLFGGSVSGFIAKITGKVEGLTEAQQKTNAEGKGELAPAFFGASNDQASLSSDLPKGSNALVQQSAANNRAQLEGGLTVRFENAPAGMRTDQPQTNQPGLAVTSQIGYRSLSLGGSNELA, via the coding sequence ATGGCAGAGACAGAAAAGATTGAGAAAAAAGCGGTCTTGCTGACAGGCATCGATGAACTGTCACCCAAGCTCGCGGCCCTTCGGGCGAAAGTCGATGGCTTCAAAAACAACCTTGAGCAGGCCGGCCTGGGCAAGCTGGATATCAGCGGGTTGTTCAAGGGCGGTAGCGTGGTCACGCCCTTCGTCGAAGGTATCAAGTCGGCGGCAGCGTTCCAGGGCAAATTGGCTGAGGTCGGTGAGACGGCAAAAAACGTCGATGTACCGAGCGTGCCCAAAAGCGCTGCGCAAAACCTGAACGTTTTCAGCGCTTCGATGGACAAGGTCTCGGTCGCGGTTGACGCCGCATTGCTGCCGGCAGTCAGCGCGGTGGTGGTCGGTCTCGAGCCGTTGCTCAATGGCGTCGGAACGTTGCTCAACGAAAACCCGGAACTGGTCCAGGGCATTGCCGCGGGCGCTATCGCGTTCTCGGCCATTCAATCGGCGGTTACGGGTGCTTCACAAGCGCTTGATCTGATGAGCACGGTGCTCAAGACCAGTCCGCTGATGCTGATAGCCATGGGCATTGCGTTGGTGGCTGGGGTAATCGTTGCAAACTGGAAGCCGATCTCGGCGTTTTTCGCCGGGCTCTGGCAAGAGATTGCACCGGTTGTCATGCCGATGGTCGAGTTCTTCAAGACGATGTTCGCCTTCACGCCGCTGGGGCTGATCATCAATAACTGGGGGCCGATCAGTCAGGTGTTCGCCGCGCTCTGGGACGTTATCAAAGCGGCGGCTTCGCTGCTGTTCGACGCGTTCAAGGTGATCTTCAGCTGGACACCATTAGGGATGATCATCGCCAACTGGCGTCCGGTCAGCAGCTTCTTCAGTTCGCTTTGGCAAGGGATCAAAGCCGTTGCTGTGCCGGTCATCGACTTCTTCAAGACACTGTTTTCCTGGACTCCGTTGGGGATGATCGTTAGCAACTGGCAACCGCTGGTTGGATTGTTTTCAGCGATCTGGGATTTGCTTCGGGCTTTGGCTGTGCCAGTGATGAGCTTTTTCAAGAAGCTCTTCGACTGGTCGCCGCTGGGCATGGTGCTCAACAACTGGAAGCCACTGGTTGGTTTTTTCTCGGCGACCTGGGATGTGTTGCGTGCACTGGCGGCGCCAGTAGTCGACTTCTTCAAAGGTCTGTTCGACTGGTCGCCGATGGCGCTGGTCAGCGCAGCCTGGGACCCGCTGAGCAACTACTTCTCGGGGTTGTGGCAAACCCTGGAGGTGATGGCTCAACCGGTGGTGGACTTCTTCAAAGGTCTGTTCGACTGGTCGCCGATGGTGCAGGTCAGTGCGGCGTGGGAGCCACTGAGTGAATTCTTCTCGGGCTTGTGGGACTCGCTGAGCAGTGTCACGGCCCCGGTCGGGGAACTGTTCAAAACGCTGTTCGACTGGTCACCGATGCAGATGATTACCGAACACTGGACGCCGATCATCGCGTGGTTCAGTGGGCTGTGGGAAAAGCTCAAGGCGATTATCGAGCCGATCAAGGACCTGTTCGGCGGCAGTGTCAGTGGCTTCATCGCGAAGATCACCGGCAAGGTCGAAGGCTTGACCGAGGCGCAACAGAAAACCAACGCCGAAGGCAAAGGTGAACTGGCGCCAGCGTTTTTCGGTGCCAGTAACGATCAAGCGTCGCTGTCGAGTGATTTGCCGAAAGGCTCCAACGCCCTGGTGCAACAAAGCGCCGCCAACAACCGTGCGCAACTGGAAGGCGGCCTGACGGTGCGCTTTGAAAATGCACCGGCCGGCATGCGTACCGATCAACCACAGACCAACCAGCCTGGCCTGGCCGTGACGTCGCAGATTGGCTATCGCTCACTGTCTCTAGGAGGTTCCAATGAGTTGGCGTGA
- a CDS encoding DNA circularization N-terminal domain-containing protein, with protein MSWRDRLLPASFRGVGFWVDQAKTPVGQKGQLHEYPQRDQPFFEGLGQQAKIHDLTAFIVGPDCLEQRDKLLKALEEGAGELVHPWLGRMQVKVGECEMTQTRQDGGLVTFALKFYPDQPLQFPTAQVNTREQLLVSADSLLGSMVGRFEDAMSLIKAARIGIKELRDSLKDVYEVIEHEFKEVIETYKELSLLVKAIKELPREVSAEFKGLLGDIKELGDFAREGYRGVLASASQQVEAVKKIDAPKLTTGKDTVAAAQAMANLVQDALLVKLGYQVARMPVATPVVKLNSTPSLAQQAVQPVLRVDVPVADDVLTLRDALNEAIWQAALKADAVHYQALNAMRQQLFGHLTAVASSGVRLITLSPNQSMPALVLTYKYLGDATRVSEVTQRNGVIHFGFLPPGGLQIARE; from the coding sequence ATGAGTTGGCGTGATCGTTTGTTGCCGGCGTCGTTTCGCGGCGTCGGATTCTGGGTCGATCAGGCGAAAACCCCGGTCGGCCAGAAAGGTCAGTTGCATGAGTATCCCCAGCGTGACCAGCCGTTCTTCGAGGGCCTTGGCCAACAGGCGAAGATCCACGACCTGACGGCGTTTATCGTTGGGCCCGATTGCCTGGAGCAGCGTGACAAACTGCTCAAGGCGCTGGAGGAGGGCGCGGGTGAGTTGGTTCATCCGTGGCTGGGGCGGATGCAGGTCAAGGTCGGCGAATGCGAAATGACCCAGACCCGTCAGGACGGCGGGCTGGTGACGTTCGCCCTGAAGTTCTACCCCGACCAGCCGCTGCAGTTCCCCACCGCCCAGGTCAACACTCGCGAGCAATTGCTGGTGTCGGCCGACAGCTTGTTGGGGTCGATGGTAGGTCGCTTCGAAGATGCCATGAGCCTCATCAAGGCGGCACGGATCGGCATCAAGGAACTGCGCGACAGCCTCAAAGACGTCTACGAGGTCATCGAGCATGAGTTCAAGGAGGTTATCGAGACCTACAAGGAACTCAGTTTGCTGGTCAAGGCGATCAAGGAACTGCCCCGTGAAGTGAGCGCGGAGTTCAAGGGTTTGCTGGGTGACATCAAGGAACTCGGGGACTTCGCTCGTGAGGGTTACCGTGGCGTGCTCGCCAGCGCTTCGCAGCAGGTTGAAGCGGTGAAAAAGATCGACGCTCCCAAGCTCACCACTGGCAAGGACACGGTGGCGGCGGCTCAGGCCATGGCCAATCTGGTGCAGGACGCGTTGTTGGTGAAGCTCGGCTATCAGGTGGCGCGGATGCCGGTGGCGACTCCGGTGGTCAAATTGAACTCCACGCCGTCCCTCGCGCAGCAAGCCGTGCAACCGGTGCTGCGGGTGGACGTGCCGGTGGCCGACGATGTGCTGACCTTGCGCGATGCGCTCAATGAAGCGATCTGGCAAGCCGCGCTCAAGGCGGACGCTGTGCATTATCAAGCGCTCAACGCCATGCGCCAGCAACTGTTCGGGCATCTGACGGCGGTGGCATCTTCCGGTGTGCGGCTGATCACGTTGTCTCCCAATCAGAGCATGCCGGCACTGGTGCTCACCTACAAATACCTGGGGGATGCCACTCGGGTGAGTGAAGTGACGCAACGCAACGGGGTGATCCACTTTGGATTCCTGCCCCCGGGCGGCCTGCAAATCGCCCGGGAGTAG
- a CDS encoding phage baseplate assembly protein, which yields MTDLANAVSLTVNGLDYGGWKSVEISADLERQFRTFTLNITWQWPGQTLAVPIKPGSRCQVRIGCDLVLTGHVYKAPVSYDGKQISLSIEGSSLTRDLVDCAAINRPSQWQEQSVLSIVQALASPYGVSVVSEIAQTAKLNKHSIVPGETVFQSIDRLLTLYRVFSTDDAEGRVLLAKPGSGGRASDVLELGKNILSANAPMDFSQVFSEYRVIGQHKGSDSKSGSAVSEVSGVATDATAQRKRVTVISESAQLTPELAQQRADWESATRTGKALTTTYRVQGWRQSNGDLWRHNTQVRVIDKVLGFDQDMLISKVTYSLSEQGSITTLQVAPPHTFDANPVPPKKS from the coding sequence ATGACCGACCTTGCAAACGCCGTCAGCCTGACCGTTAACGGTCTGGATTATGGCGGCTGGAAAAGTGTGGAAATCAGTGCGGACCTGGAGCGTCAGTTCCGCACCTTCACACTCAACATCACCTGGCAATGGCCGGGGCAAACCCTGGCGGTGCCGATCAAACCCGGCTCACGTTGCCAAGTGCGGATCGGTTGCGACCTGGTGCTCACGGGACACGTCTACAAGGCACCGGTCAGTTACGACGGCAAGCAGATCAGTCTGAGTATCGAGGGCAGTTCGCTGACCCGGGACCTGGTGGATTGCGCGGCGATCAACCGTCCGAGCCAATGGCAGGAACAAAGCGTGCTGAGCATCGTCCAGGCTCTGGCATCGCCTTATGGCGTGAGCGTGGTCAGCGAGATCGCACAAACCGCCAAGTTGAATAAACACAGCATCGTCCCGGGAGAAACGGTGTTTCAGTCCATCGACCGCTTGCTGACCCTGTACCGGGTGTTCTCCACCGACGATGCCGAAGGCCGCGTGCTGTTGGCGAAACCCGGCAGCGGCGGGCGGGCCAGTGATGTGCTGGAACTGGGCAAGAACATTCTCTCGGCCAACGCGCCGATGGATTTCAGCCAGGTCTTCTCTGAATACCGGGTCATTGGCCAGCACAAGGGCAGCGACAGCAAAAGCGGCAGTGCGGTGAGCGAGGTGTCGGGTGTGGCGACCGATGCTACGGCCCAACGCAAACGGGTCACGGTGATCAGCGAAAGTGCGCAACTGACGCCAGAACTGGCGCAACAACGTGCCGACTGGGAAAGCGCCACCCGCACTGGCAAGGCCCTGACGACGACCTATCGCGTGCAAGGCTGGCGGCAATCCAACGGCGATTTGTGGCGGCACAACACGCAGGTCAGGGTGATCGACAAGGTGCTGGGTTTTGATCAGGACATGCTGATCTCGAAGGTCACTTACTCGCTCTCTGAGCAGGGCTCCATCACCACCCTGCAAGTGGCGCCGCCGCATACCTTCGACGCCAACCCGGTGCCCCCCAAGAAGTCTTGA
- a CDS encoding phage baseplate assembly protein V, producing MSLLTRLLARGTVVLANSATKLQSLQMRLTAGEVNDDMEHFEPYGFTSNPLAGAEGIATFLGGDRSHAVVLVVADRRYRLKALAPGEVAIYTDEGDKVHFKRGRIIDIETSTLNIRASSAVNIDTPTLTQTGKIVSQGDQVAGGISQIKHVHPGVQPGNGQTAAPAGGQ from the coding sequence ATGAGCCTACTGACACGCCTCTTGGCGCGCGGCACCGTCGTACTCGCCAATTCGGCGACCAAGCTGCAATCGCTGCAAATGCGCCTGACTGCCGGCGAAGTGAACGACGACATGGAGCACTTCGAACCCTACGGTTTCACCAGCAACCCGCTGGCCGGTGCCGAAGGTATCGCGACCTTTCTCGGCGGCGATCGCTCCCACGCCGTGGTACTGGTGGTCGCCGATCGCCGCTATCGCCTCAAGGCGCTGGCGCCCGGTGAAGTGGCGATCTACACCGACGAAGGGGACAAGGTCCACTTCAAGCGCGGCCGGATCATCGACATCGAAACCAGCACGCTGAACATCCGCGCCAGCAGCGCTGTGAACATCGATACGCCGACCCTGACCCAGACCGGCAAGATCGTCTCCCAGGGTGACCAGGTCGCTGGCGGTATCAGCCAGATCAAACACGTGCATCCGGGCGTCCAGCCGGGCAACGGCCAGACCGCTGCCCCCGCAGGAGGTCAGTGA
- a CDS encoding phage GP46 family protein, giving the protein MFISHDLKTALTRSVLISLFTWRRAADDDFLDDDERFGWWGDSFPTVADDRIGSRLWLLRRVKLTRQTQLDAEFYAREALQWLIDDGHCSAIEILSERLDDQRLNLRTVLTLADGERLDINPEHSWQVTYAV; this is encoded by the coding sequence ATGTTTATCAGTCATGACCTCAAGACCGCATTGACCCGTTCGGTGCTGATCAGCCTCTTCACCTGGCGCCGCGCCGCCGACGATGACTTCCTCGATGACGACGAACGCTTCGGCTGGTGGGGCGACAGTTTTCCCACGGTGGCCGATGACCGAATCGGCTCGCGCCTGTGGTTGTTGCGCCGGGTCAAGCTGACCCGGCAGACCCAGCTCGACGCCGAATTTTATGCCCGCGAAGCCCTGCAATGGCTGATCGACGACGGCCATTGCAGCGCCATCGAGATCCTCAGCGAACGCCTCGACGACCAGCGCTTGAACCTGCGCACGGTCCTGACCCTGGCCGACGGTGAGCGTCTGGACATCAACCCTGAACACAGTTGGCAGGTGACCTATGCCGTTTGA
- a CDS encoding baseplate J/gp47 family protein, with translation MPFETPSLPVLIKRTQSDLASDSLRQSDAQVLARTLGGAAFGLYGYLDWIAEQILPDKADEPTLERIAALRLNQPRKAAQSARGSVSFSATAGAVLDVDTLLQSSDGRTYKVTAALTTSNGLNSTTIAALDAGSLGNADAGMTLIPVQPIQGIGGVFTVLAPGLTGGIARESLESLRSRVIRSYRIIPHGGSAQDYETWALECPGITRAWCRGSYLGPGTVGLFVMRDDDPQPVPDATQLALVQAHIEPLRPVTAELHVLAPVQMPVTYRLRLTPDTSAVRAAVEAQLRDLHNREAGLGETLLLTHIAEAISSATGESDHKLVAPAADVTAASNQLLTFGGCVWLQ, from the coding sequence ATGCCGTTTGAAACGCCTTCGCTGCCGGTGCTGATCAAGCGCACCCAAAGCGACCTGGCCAGCGATTCGCTGCGCCAGTCCGATGCGCAAGTTCTGGCCCGAACCCTCGGCGGTGCAGCCTTTGGCCTGTATGGCTATCTGGACTGGATCGCCGAGCAGATTCTGCCGGACAAGGCCGATGAACCGACCCTGGAACGCATCGCCGCGCTACGCCTCAACCAGCCGCGTAAAGCGGCGCAATCCGCCCGCGGCAGCGTCAGCTTCAGCGCCACGGCGGGCGCGGTGCTGGACGTCGACACCCTGCTGCAATCGAGCGACGGTCGCACCTACAAAGTGACCGCCGCGCTCACCACCAGCAATGGCCTCAACAGCACCACCATCGCCGCGCTGGACGCCGGATCGCTCGGCAATGCGGATGCAGGCATGACGCTGATCCCGGTGCAACCGATCCAGGGCATCGGCGGAGTCTTCACCGTGCTGGCGCCGGGCCTGACTGGCGGCATTGCCCGCGAAAGCCTCGAATCGCTGCGCTCGCGGGTGATTCGCTCGTACCGCATCATTCCTCACGGCGGCTCGGCGCAAGACTATGAAACCTGGGCGCTGGAGTGCCCCGGAATCACCCGCGCCTGGTGTCGTGGCAGCTATCTGGGGCCAGGCACTGTCGGTTTGTTCGTCATGCGTGACGATGACCCGCAGCCGGTTCCGGACGCGACGCAACTGGCGTTGGTTCAGGCGCACATCGAGCCTTTGCGCCCGGTCACCGCCGAGTTGCATGTGCTGGCGCCGGTGCAGATGCCGGTGACCTACCGTCTGCGCCTGACCCCTGACACCAGCGCTGTACGCGCTGCCGTCGAAGCGCAGTTGCGCGACTTGCACAACCGCGAGGCCGGTCTCGGGGAAACCTTGCTGTTGACTCACATTGCCGAAGCCATCAGCAGCGCCACCGGCGAGAGCGATCACAAACTGGTCGCGCCAGCCGCCGACGTTACGGCCGCGAGCAATCAGCTGCTGACGTTCGGAGGTTGCGTATGGCTGCAATAA
- a CDS encoding putative phage tail protein, whose product MAAIRTAEQYQAQLRSLLPSGPAWDPERVPELEQVLEGVSQELARLDARAADLLNEMDPAGVSELVPDWERVMNLPDPCLGLTPLFDDRRLAVRRRLLAVGSQAISYFVEIARTQGYPNATITELEAPRMGRSRFGAAHFGTWQAQFMWTLNTGGRLLLGRRFGASYWGERFGMNPGSALECLIHRSAPAHTLVHINYD is encoded by the coding sequence ATGGCTGCAATAAGAACCGCCGAACAATACCAGGCCCAATTGCGCAGCCTGCTGCCCAGCGGCCCGGCCTGGGATCCGGAGCGAGTGCCGGAACTGGAGCAAGTCCTGGAAGGCGTCTCCCAGGAACTGGCACGTCTCGACGCCCGCGCCGCCGACCTGCTCAACGAAATGGACCCGGCCGGCGTCAGCGAACTGGTGCCGGACTGGGAACGGGTGATGAACCTGCCCGACCCATGCCTGGGCCTGACCCCGCTGTTCGACGACCGCCGCCTCGCGGTACGCCGGCGGCTGCTCGCGGTCGGCAGCCAGGCAATCAGCTACTTCGTCGAAATCGCCCGCACCCAGGGCTACCCGAACGCCACCATCACCGAACTCGAAGCCCCGCGCATGGGCCGCTCGCGTTTCGGTGCGGCGCACTTCGGTACCTGGCAGGCGCAGTTCATGTGGACACTGAATACCGGTGGACGATTGTTGCTGGGCCGGCGTTTTGGGGCGAGTTATTGGGGCGAGCGCTTTGGCATGAACCCGGGCTCGGCGCTGGAGTGTTTGATCCACCGCAGTGCGCCGGCTCATACATTGGTGCACATCAATTATGACTAG
- a CDS encoding phage tail protein has translation MDYPKSVPSAGLISGKFVDENPLTGTPGSLIPAAWGNGVTQEIVNVIKAGELTPDETKNDQLLQAIQSVTAKGWNQDLALPIAALPLPTVATADARLPVTPTAISTSGGKVSIPAGVYISIGQEVLAGQLGRSRTFMTTAWSSADLLPNSGYFLRAQVVGGALTFYMQRGTLFDVAPDSQKGTINGAAGGGFASTTLDICLAWVVTAAPGTVPVVRQIYNRARLSWTQTVNGTGVIYLPLDPHARAARLVAGNPTPSATAVTSLAFATAGWLGGNYCFLSPVLTTSSNFSTGWANPANPVPCMLFTNNVLSDVTVSTLTASFDHSQLRSLWQVYQAEHTYGSASADSDELLLSMGMKSHQALADYSSGIAVNFADAVNVHLSWELIR, from the coding sequence ATGGATTATCCGAAGAGTGTGCCCAGCGCCGGGTTGATCAGCGGCAAGTTTGTCGATGAAAACCCGCTGACCGGAACGCCGGGGTCACTGATTCCGGCGGCGTGGGGTAATGGAGTCACCCAGGAGATTGTGAACGTCATCAAGGCGGGCGAGTTGACCCCGGATGAGACGAAAAACGATCAGTTGTTGCAAGCGATTCAGAGCGTTACGGCCAAGGGCTGGAATCAGGATCTGGCATTGCCCATTGCGGCGTTACCTTTGCCGACGGTGGCGACAGCTGATGCGCGTCTGCCGGTGACACCGACAGCTATTTCGACCAGTGGCGGGAAGGTGTCGATTCCGGCGGGTGTGTACATCAGCATTGGTCAGGAGGTGCTGGCTGGGCAACTCGGCCGGTCTCGAACCTTCATGACAACGGCATGGAGCAGTGCGGACTTGCTGCCGAACTCGGGGTACTTCCTCAGGGCTCAGGTGGTGGGTGGTGCGCTGACTTTTTACATGCAGCGTGGAACCCTTTTTGACGTTGCGCCGGATTCTCAGAAAGGGACGATCAACGGCGCTGCCGGGGGTGGTTTTGCCTCAACCACATTGGATATATGCCTTGCCTGGGTGGTGACTGCCGCACCTGGCACCGTACCAGTCGTGCGCCAGATCTATAACCGTGCCCGACTTTCCTGGACTCAGACGGTGAATGGTACGGGAGTGATTTACCTGCCGCTTGACCCGCATGCTCGTGCGGCGCGTCTTGTCGCCGGTAATCCTACGCCTTCTGCTACTGCGGTGACCTCACTGGCCTTTGCGACAGCCGGGTGGTTGGGAGGCAATTATTGCTTCTTGTCCCCGGTACTGACGACGAGTTCAAACTTTTCTACAGGGTGGGCCAACCCGGCCAACCCGGTACCTTGCATGCTGTTTACCAATAACGTTTTGAGCGACGTAACGGTATCGACGCTGACGGCCAGTTTTGATCACTCTCAACTGCGCTCGCTCTGGCAGGTTTACCAGGCAGAGCACACGTACGGCTCTGCCAGTGCCGACAGTGATGAATTGCTGTTGAGCATGGGCATGAAGAGTCACCAGGCCTTGGCTGACTACAGCTCTGGTATCGCTGTCAATTTCGCTGACGCTGTAAATGTCCATCTTTCCTGGGAGTTGATCCGATGA